The Cinclus cinclus chromosome 3, bCinCin1.1, whole genome shotgun sequence genome has a window encoding:
- the MGME1 gene encoding mitochondrial genome maintenance exonuclease 1, with protein MQFLQILSRKPGSLEVLFQIPFCQKQFPCTSLSTSVCVYSKKKKGNSYEHVDQEKYKNLVHSVTSYKTSTQTPETILEEDNLLYGPPAKHRPPVKAGTKTPKNWVPLINPSKKILPVSSDSNVPMKMGLQRTKVPSVTRILQKTLSPQQVFYLERWKQKMIEELGKEGFEEYTKNLFLQGELFHSALESILLSEEASARDQGEDDTVAGYLSSVEHVLEDISDVKALESGVHHETLQYLGLVDCVAKYRGQLCVIDWKTSEKPKPFLQNTYDNPLQVAAYIGAINHDANYDFQVHCGLIVVAYKNGSPAHPHFMDPDLCCQYWNKWLLRLEEYMDKN; from the exons ATGCAATTCCTACAGATCCTCTCCAGGAAACCAGGGAGCCTGGAAGTGCTTTTTCAAATACCATTTTGCCAAAAGCAATTCCCATGCACCTCTCTGTCtacctctgtgtgtgtttatagcaagaagaaaaaaggaaacagttaTGAACATGTTGACCAAGAAAAGTACAAGAACTTGGTCCACTCTGTTACATCTTACAAAACCAGCACCCAAACACCAGAGACAATACTTGAGGAAGACAATTTGTTATATGGGCCACCAGCTAAACACAGACCTCCAGTTAAAGCCGGGACAAAAACTCCCAAGAATTGGGTTCCTTTAATAAACCCCAGCAAGAAAATTCTTCCTGTCAGCAGTGATTCAAATGTCCCCATGAAAATGGGGTTGCAAAGAACTAAGGTGCCCAGTGTTACCCGCATCCTCCAAAAAACCCTCTCTCCGCAGCAAGTCTTTTATCTGGAAAGATGGAAGCAGAAAATGATAGAGGAGCTTGGAAAAGAGGGATTTGAGGAGTATACCAAAA ATCTTTTTCTCCAAGGAGAGCTCTTCCACTCAGCTTTGGAATCAATATTGCTGTCTGAAGAGGCATCAGCTAGGGACCAGGGTGAAGATGATACCGTGGCTGGCTACTTATCCAGTGTGGAACATGTCTTGGAAGACATCAGTGACGTCAAGGCTCTGGAAAGTGGAGTTCACCATGAGACCCTGCAGTACCTGGGCCTGGTCGACTGCGTAGCCAAGTATCG GGGCCAATTGTGCGTAATCGACTGGAAAACTTCGGAGAAGCCAAAGCCATTTCTGCAGAATACTTATGACAACCCATTACAGGTTGCAGCATATATTGGAGCCATAAATCATGATGCCAATTATGACTTCCAG GTTCACTGTGGGCTCATTGTGGTTGCCTACAAGAACGGCTCTCCGGCACATCCACACTTCATGGATCCTGACCTGTGCTGTCAGTACTGGAATAAATGGCTCTTGCGCCTGGAAGAGTACATGGACAAAAACTGA